ACTTGAAGCAATGAAGAAGCGGATGGAATCTTCTCAACTAAGAACTTACAATTTGACCGCAAGTGACTTGGTCAAAGATCACTTGCGTTATTTGGTAATATTGCGTTCTCATAAATAATTTCTCAAGTTGATTCCTTGAAGggtattttttttgatgtttcatAGCTACAAAGTCACTCTTAGGATGTATGTAaattgttgaagaataaaagatGTCCCTTGGTGTAAAAGAGAACTCGTTACTCAAATTTCATGAATGTCACCCCATTCTGTGCTTAATCAAGTAGAAATAACACACTGTTAGCAAACAATAATGAATGAACAATCTTTCTATATCTCCTTTTCTAGGACATTtgcttttttgaattttttttctattcctcACCCCCCCTCattctccaatttttttttaaggatttaatttaattttcttttcccctTTCATTTTATTACATGTGTTGGCTTGACAGAagggatttttgtattttcttctaGTAATGTCCAGGACTCCATGTCTCCATTCCATATCGTTCTACTTCTGAAAATGTATAAATTGGGAAAGGGGTCACATTCTCGCATATTTCTTTCAATATCTATCACGTGTTACATAAGCTTTTTCCTCGTTTGTCTTTTGCAATGCTTCATTTCTTACCTATCCTTTACAGATTGGTGGCAAATTAAATGTTCCGGATGAGGTTCTTTGTCGTTTTGTTTTCCCGGAAAGGCCTGGTGCGTTGATGAAGTTTTTGGATTCTTTCAGTCCACGCTGGAACATTAGCTTGTTCCATTACAGAGGGCAGGTTGGCATGCAAATGCTTCTCTTccataattgatattttttctgcTAGGTAAAATTGTAGGGATCTTTCCTCTTACCACTCCTGATATTGTATTCTTAAATTTCCCTTCCAACAGGGTGAAACTGGTGCCAATGTCCTGGTTGGCATCCAGGTTCCACAGGGTGAGATGGACGAATTCTGTAGTCGTGCCAACAGCCTTGGATATGATTATGTTGTCGTAACCGATGACAATGACTTCCACCTTTTGATGCATTGATTAGAATCACGAATTATATAATCTCAGCTGGGTTTAGCAAGGCTTGGTACTTGAGCAACAAACCTTTAATAGGAGTATGGACTATGGAGGGAAAACAGACACCTCCCGGGCATTATCACAAGAGAAGAGGGAGAACTTGTACCATTTGTGTTCTGTTTCGTGGTTATTTCCCCATAATGTAATTTATGATTAGGTTttccttgtttctttcttctctttggAAAGGAAACCGTATGCTATGCAATGTGGAACTTGCAACATGGTTCAATAATGGTCAGTAACCGAGTTACAAGGATGCTAGAAGGGGGAACTGAGAAGTCTATCACTCCAAATGAGCATGACATTTTTGGATGGCCCATTATCAcctgtaataattaaaaaaataaaatgaaagtgaattaattaaattcgcCCTTGTCTTATGCCGCCCATAAGATGAACAGAATACGTGAAAGAAACAAGCAACGGCAAGCCGATCTCTTTCAGCACAGGAGGGAGGAGGCGTTTTAAAGAAGTGATGATGGATTTATCTAATCTGGGCTGTCTTTGTACTCGAGCCTCTTTTTATCAGGTGGCTAAATAGAGCGACCCGATCCACGAAGAGGTCCATTATTTCCAGTTGCTGGAAAACTGCATTGATTGTCAGCAGCCgcatttaaatttaaacatcCCCAGATTGGTATTCTCATTTAATATCCCCCAACTATAAAAGATTTACCACTACAACTATAATTAATCGCGAGCAATGTTGCTTAAACTGATTCATGTCAGTCTATAATGAatgagctgctgctgctgcttcagCTGGGCCCTAATAACTCCTTGGTCCTTGAAGGCTTGAACAGGTCAGGTATTTGCTTAGATAAACAGCTAATTAATGTTTGAAGAGCGCTTAAATTTCGTCTTCTCTAAAGTGTTGAATAATGAATAATACATTAAGCACAGTATTAGACGAAATGCTTCTAACATCTAAATATAACGATGATGTTGTTATTGGTGGTGGGTAAATTTTGTTTATGCTCAAacctaaacaaaaaagaaaaggaaggaaaagggTAATGCAGGAAGCAATATTGAGCACTTATAATATACTCTACTCTTCATATGACGAGTAAAGCCACTAGCCATCTCAAGGAACATGCAGGGCACTTCTCTTCCTCACCCAAGCcgtggcattttttttttgtgatgctGCTTATTAAATGCATGCTTGCAGAAGCAGTATTAAAGTTGGCTAGTTTTAAGAATTTCTTGGACGGCTAGACGTTACATTGGTTGAGATAAGGAAGGAAGACCAGGCTGCTTGTGGAGCATCATGTAAAATGTGATCTGTGATCGATAAACGTTTAAAAACTTTTTCCTTAATTAGTTTTCCTAGGGTGTTTGAAGCATTAACTAAGTTGTTCTGTCCTCTCCTTAAAACATTTGTATAGACATGGCAAAAGGATGGTTACGTTTTTGTTAGCCTAATAAATACAGATCTACAAAGAGGACATAAATCATGGGCTTTATAGGGTGCGAAACATGCCTCCTACCCAGAAAATAAACTTATAAACAGCTTCCTTGGAATTACACTCTTTAAGACAGTTATAATGCTTTGACCATAATTCACTGGATTTCCCTTCTTAAATTCTCCACCACCCCCCCTCCTCTCCTCCCCATTCActccaatctctctctctctctctctctctcatttgcgcactcacacacacaaacacgTACTGGGCGGAGAGTTCAGTTGTGAGAACTAAGGAAAAGAAATGGGGAATGCAAGTAGTTTTTGGGctactttctttcttcttgttttagTTGCCTCTGTAGCTCGTGGGGATCCTCTTGTTCCGGCACTTATCATCTTTGGAGACTCAGTTGTTGACGTGGGTAACAACAATAACCTCACTACACTCATCAAGGCAAACTTCCTTCCTTATGGAAGAGATTATGTTACTCACAGACCAACTGGAAGATTCTGTAATGGGAAGCTAGCAACAGACTTCACAGGTAACTGTACTTGTCAAGAATCCGCTCTTGTTTTTCTCCTCATTGGTCCATCTCATAAGCTTGCCATGCTTTGTCTGATTCTTTCATGCAATATGTTCAGCTGAATACCTAGGCTTCACCACATACCCACCAGCCTACCTTAGCCCAGATGCCAGCGGAAGAAACATCCTAACTGGAGCCAACTTTGCCTCGGCTGCTTCTGGCCTTTATGACGGGACAGCCCAGTCATATGTAAGAGCAATGCCTTTTCCTCTCCCtccttccctctctctctctctatatatataaatgttatgtGCTTACATGGCCCTGTCTTTCTTATGGTTTGTAGAGTGCCATTTCTTTGACCAGGCAATTGAGCTACTACAGGGATTACCAAATGAAAGTTGTGAACATGGCTGGACAAGCCAGGGCCAATGACATATTCTCCGGTGCTATCCATCTCTTGAGTGCAGGGAGCAGTGATTTTATTCAGAATTATTATATCAACCCAGTCCTTAGAGGACTATACTCAGTTGATCGGTTCTCAGACCTTCTCATGAGTTCCTACTCTAGTTTTATTCAGGTATCAATCCCACCACAGAACAGATTCTTTGTTCCAAACAGGTGTTTGAGAAAggtaaagaaaaaggaaaaaaaaaacagagagaagaaaGCACATAGATTTTGGCCAGAATCTTATGTCTACATCACTTAAATTTATCAAGTCCATCAATAAATCTCTGTACAAAATAAACCTGTCTATATCTAAGGGAAAACACAGAAAGTAAAATAGAAACATTAGTAGCTAGCACACATCTGCACATACTAATACATTAATTCCATggataaataaacaagaaacaATCCTCTTCTTTAGCTTCTTCATAGCACAGAATTGTTTTCTAACAAGGAGGTATTGAGACAGAATCTCTATGGACTTGGAGCAAGAAGGATTGGAGTGACATCCCTACCTCCAACAGGGTGTTTGCCCGCCGCTATCACCCTCTTTGGCGCAGGAAGCAACCAGTGTGTCGAGAGGCTAAACCAAGATGCTATTTTGTTCAACAACAAACTAAACAGCACTTCCCAAGGCCTGGTGCAAAAGCTTCCTGGCCTCAAACTTGTGGTCTTTGATATTTACCAGCCTCTCTTGGATATGATCACGAAGCCCAGTGACAACGGTAAGAAAATGCTTACTCTCTGAAAAACAAAAGCACAAAATCCGAACAACTGATTATCAATTTTCATCTGGGTACTTAATCATGTTAACGTGACAGGTTTCTTTGAGTCGAGAAGGGCTTGCTGTGGTACAGGTACATTAGAGACCGCAGTGCTCTGCAATGATCGGTCTGTGGGAACATGCTCCAATGCCACAGAGTATGTGTTCTGGGATGGATTCCATCCCTCTGAAGCTGCTAACCAGGTCTTGGCTGGTGATCTCCTTCAACAGGGATTCGACCTCATCTCTTAGAGCTACCTGCACCTACTCCCTCCCACCACagctaaaacaatttaattactGCTATTGCACtccttaattgaaaatattagtaTCAGAGACttgtaattaatataatagGTACTTTGCAAGTCATCTGGTAGTCCCATCGCACGGGATGGCCATGTAAAACCTCGTTAGCAAATATCTGCAAGAGATATTTATCATCACTTCAATAAGATGATTATGCTTGTCATGGCTCCTTTTATTTcagaaaacttgtttttgattttttaaagtttgctGCATTTGGCCCGCAGGCTTTCAACTTCAATAATTTACATAACATGATTCCTCCCCCACAAAGAAGAGTGTTTGGTTGCCCAACTaagtagaaaaaaatgtttggttAAATAAATACTTCTTGCCTTTCACACCATATCTATCAATTGtgttttaaactttaaatttgttaaggctaaaataatttattttttatttatgaaaatttattttatataaaaaaatatatctcaaactgttttaactaaatatatattttttttaataaaaaaatacccttGCTATCCATGTTCTTAGGTCAATTTTTTCACTTCAACTctgttcttttaaaaattacatcttAGAGTTTGCAACGTCGTAATactttataaggaaaaaaacatgagattatttatataattattattatatttcaattaataactaaaaaactcttatattaaatattatatttttaccataaattaaaaaaaaaaactaaaactttcatgattgaaattCTATCAAACACTTTGTGTGGATACAAAGTAAAAACCAATTCCTATATTTGGTGGAGTAAGTTTCTGGAcccaagaaaggaaaaaacatggGACATGCTCCGAGCCTGTTCTTGACCAACATGGATACTTCATGCAAACGCAGGTTAAACTCCTTCAGGCTCTAACAAGCACaggtaaattttcattttcacatTCACCCCTTTTAGATTTGTTCCTTAACTATTGTTTTCCTCTTTACTACTATGGTAGCTAATggttgaaggataaaaatgtTACAGGAATAAACCCAGATAGAGGATGCTACACCAGAGGCAATAAGATTCACTCCGTGGATAGAGTGTAATACTGATACATCAGGGAATAATCAACTTAATCAAATTTACTTGTGCGTAGATACTACTGGGAAAAATCTCATTGAATTTCCAGTGTTTCCCAAAGGCAAATGTGGTTCAGAGATTGAGTTTATGGAAACAGACGACGAAGAATGTGGTATGTGAGGGGAGTCACTAAGGATTCCGATagtggttttgttttttgatcatttaattttattgtcttttaatttgatccttttaattgggttgatttgaaattgatcttagtaatttatttcttataccTACATATAGAATCTTGCAAAGTCGAGGAAATATCTTGTTACTCTCAgttaattcttgattttataaaataaaatttaattttattgatttaaaataattagaatttcaagaattgaatttgaagcttacataaatattcaatttttttttttttggctaacaTCAAAGACTAATTTGCATGGTTAGGGGCAAGgttcatgttcttttttatttttcaaccactcaatttgttttttcaatttgatcctttcaCATTGCGTTTTATTTGGGGCTTGACATAATAGTTTATTTTGGTTGTCTAAATACCAGGATtccataatattaaaagaaaattatagtaacaaaataaaatacaattatgttgaaataaaataattaaagattaagggatcaaaattaaaactaaaaaacaatatggtGGGATGAAGTTAATAAATAAGACACGCTAGCATCTGGAAGAAGTTTATCATGTTTTAGCAACGTGTATAATTTCCTTAGACAGTGAAAAATAGATTTCTTTCGTGTTGTTGGAAGCATCGCGATGAGGTTATGCTCGTCTAGTTGAAATTGAAAGGTGTCCTATCATTTTGttcttatatcaaatttgatttttattttttttaattgttatttttttatttgggttcttttaaaaccttgttttttttaaagtttttttttttaatttgatattggattgattaaaaattaaattttataattttttttaatgagagaaTCCTGATCATATGGCCTGAGGTATACAAATACATGGAATTTGAGAGTTGATTAGAGAGGTCTTTCTCCTCCATTGATGtaactttctttaaaaaaaaatcattggcatgataattatttgataaagagATAAAGGCATGCCAAAGTTTTCACAaacaaaatatgttaaaaagGTCCTTAGTAGATTTAATATAGATAATGTTAAATCCGTGAGTACACTTTTAGAAAGTCATTTTGAACTCAATAAAAATCACAATCAGCTACTAAAAATTGAGCAAAACCATGACAGCATGGCTAAGGTTCCCTCTGTCTCAACTATTAGTTCTATAATATAAGTTATAGTTTGTACTAAACCAAATATCACTTATGTAGTAGGAGTTGAGTCAATTAATGAGTAATCTAGCAAAACCATATTGGGAGGTAGTGAACTGGGTTATGAGATACTTAAAAGAATCCTCGAATACTTGTATTAGTTTCACAACTGCTAGTTTAAAACTAGAAGGATTTGTAGATATTGATCCAGTAGGTGATGTTGATAGTAGAAATAGTTCTACAAGGTTTGTATACATTCTAAGTGGTATTAATTCTTTATAGGGTTTTACTTTTTAGAAGACTTTTGTTATTTCGATCATAGAAGTTGAATATATTACAGTATCAAAATCTGTAAATGAAATGCTATGGTTGTGAAGTTTCTTACAAAAACTAGGCAAGAAAACGAGGAGATACTCTCTATAGTGATTATTATAGAGCAATCTTGTTTTGCTAAAAATCTATAATTTCATTCTAAAACTAAGCATGTTCAAATGAGATATCAGTTTATTTGACATCTGCTTAATGATAAACAATTAAAGCTAGAGAAGATCCTTGAGACCAAGAATCCAATAATCATGTTAACTGAGGGGTGTTACACTTAATGAACTAAAGTTGTGCAAATATTCGGTAGGTCTTTGAGGATAGAAGACAATTCTGGCGTCGTTTATCTCCAGGTGGGAGATTTTTATGAATTGAGACAAATAACCCACAATCAAACCAAAGAAGGCTGCAAATTAGTCTAGAAAGGAGGGGAGATTTTATAAGTGAAGTAAATTAggctaaaaaaaggaaaaactctAGTGGTTTGTCTGTCAATTTTTAGCAGAAATCATGGTTGAAAATGGAGATGTTTGTTCTGCCATTTCAACTAGAAATACAACttgtgaaagaagaaaaaaatacgcAACAAAAGAGCAAGAGATAAGTGAGACAAATACATAGAATTTGAGAGTTCATTGGAGAGGTCTTTCTCCTCCTTCATAGTTGTAACTTTCTTTTTATCCTGGGTGAGTAAAATAAGCAGCTCTATTAATTAGTGAGACAAATGCATAGAATTTGAGGGTGATGGTTTTGCCACTCAACAAGCTTATTGAACACTCATCCAACAAATTTAGCACTCCTCAAGCTTGCGAAGTGGAGAGCTGTTATCACTTGCCAAATGCCAACACCATTACCCTCTGCTAGCCTCTTAAATGCTTCAACTCACTACCTTTCCTTCTATGTAAAAACAGAGAAACCAAACTTTTTTCTTAGATACTTTAGGAAATGAAGCATGATAATTGAAGGAGCGAGCTTGATCAAAATGATATCTTGACTTTGGCCATGCTGTTTAAATGCAGTcaaacaaacaacacaactaTTTTCTTAGTAACATAAAAGGACAACTATATGTGTTTGATGCAAACTAGaacagaaaaaaacatgtttgtagGGCTGACATTATGGTTATGTAGTTTTCTGTGCCTTCTCATCAGTAGTGGGATCTGATATTCTCCTGCAAGCTGATTATGGGCAGGAGTACACAACTAATTTCAATACAAACTATATAAAATGAGCAGAGGATAATGGTTTGGTAAGAACATTCACTTACagattattaatgataataaactgaacatgtaattattttttcgcAACCATatcataaacaaaatgaaaattaatttcaacataTGATTCATGCATGAATAAAAGATCAGGTTAGTCgttacataattaaataagatattaaatattaattgatatttataagGCAAGatatgtttaataattatattcagTAGGTTTTGGTGGAAAATTTCCCTCATATTTACTTATTAACATGTTATCTCATCAATGATGTCAAtctaaatattatctttaagtGTTGTGTTCATGTCATTATTTcacaaatacattaaaatttgaCCACCGTACATTCTTGAAGACActttattatacaaaaatataaaattaaacatctatttaaataaaattaaaaatcaaacattcaattataaaaatcatacaagTTTAGGCATTTAAAATCGTGCTATACCAATCAGGATTTGTTTCGAGGCAAAAGGAACAAAAGCTTTTATATAGCTTTCATGGATAACTTGAGAGGAAGAGTTGGGCCACAGAATCTGTTTCATTCTGGAATGTATTCTTCTTATTTGTAATGAAAACATGCGTTCAtgatctaagtttttttttgaagaagaaaagaaaactagagAACTATACAAACTCGCTGAGTCGAGGCATGAATCATGCCTAATGCTAACTATGCAAATCTTTTTAGCAAGGACATGTAGCAACAGATAAAACTGACAAGCTTGTCTATCAGAGCTGATAACAGTAAATGGtactgatgttttttttttcccgaggATTATCGGCCTTGGTGAGTGCTGCTAGGCTGTATTGCCCACAGCCAGAGCAATGTGCGGTGGTTTTATGGCTGAGTAAGAGCACCCAACTGGTGTGACACCGATCCAGAAGAAAGACAGAAAAAATTCAAGCCCCATAATACAACGAgtgcaaatattttttgattcaaATTGCTATTTACCAGACAAAAATGCACAACTGATACTGATCAACTATTAATCGATATTCCAAACATCAAATTTGATTGATTGACACATTACGTGTCTACCACTTGGCTCCTTCTTCATACATTGCTAACAATTCAGCCATTATTTAACTTAGTCTATTTATGCTTCTGAACGCATGTTTGATAAATTTCAAGCATCAGCGAAAGCTATGATCCATGGTCAAAATGCTCCAAGCAGTTTTGAGTCTTCAAGTAACCTGGAGACTTGCTGTTTGGAGCTTCAGCCTTACAATTTAATGGATGAAACTGGCAATTTTGGAACAGCTCATCAGTAGAGAGAAGGCATGAAATTGGTAGGGATGAATGTTAATGGATTAATTGGTAAATTTTCTTTGCCTTCTATAAAACAAAAGCACACAGTTAagtagagtgtttttttttttaaaccgaaGTGCTGAATTGAAAATGTTAGTTACAAGTCATAATTGCATGGCACACAGGACCTGGTGATAATTTCAGCGTAATAGTTTCCTAACAATGGAAATAAAGCTGTAAGCATAAAGGAATTCCTATTTAACCTGATCTTGGATAGTAGCCCTGTGTGTAACCTCCCATGTTGTAAGAATTAGGTTGTAGCTTTGCAAATGCGGCCTGTCCTTGCATTCCATCCTTCGCATATTGCTGCCAAAGTAGCTGCTCTTCCACTAACAGCTTCTGTTTCTTTTCCATCTCGGACATTTGCACGTAAGGTGGTGGTGCAACCGCAAGTGAGGCAGCAAATGGATCTGGGTTTGCTGATGTTGTAGCACTACTATTTGGGACTGGAGGTGCTGGCAAAGCCAACATTGCAGGCCTTCCAGCTGAACCGAGGGCAACACTACTAGCACTTCCATGAACTCCATAACCTGTCGCAGACATTTCTGCTGTTTTCACCCCATGTTGGTACATGCCATCAAGCAACATCATATCAAGACCACCAGCAAGAGTTACTTTCTGGCTTGTTAAATCGCTTGCTGATTGAACCAAAGTTGTCTCCCAATCTGCTGTATCATCATTGAAGGCTTCCCATGCAAGAGCTTGAGCAGGACCAGCTGGTGCACCACCATCAAACAAAGCTAAGGCCATATTATTTGCGTGTTCTTCTGTTGACAATGCATCATCATGCAAGTTCAACAAATCAGCCTCCTGTTGtgtatttatttcctttttctccTCTTCCTTTGCTGCATCTTCCTGCACTTCTACGACAGGGGTCTCCGTGTAACTTTCAGGTGGTGGTAGTGCCTTTATTGCATTCATATCATCTTCACATTTTTTCCTCTCGTCAGTTTCATTCACTGGCTCTTCAAATGTAGCTCTCTTGGTTTGTGCCATTGTGGACTTGTCTTGAATAAATTCGTCCATTAGGTCAAGCTTCTTCTGTGTAATCTTCTCAATGTCCGGGTACTCTGAAGTGCGTGCAATGCCAACAGTCTTGCACCAGCTATAGAAGTTGTCGAGTTCGTCCAACTGCTTTGAGACTCGGCAGAAGATCTCATAAACCTTCACGGCCTCAGGAATCTCTAGTTCCATAAAACGATCAATCAAGATGCCCAATATTTCTGTTATGTCATAATATAACTGGATGCTTTCCTTCACCGTTGAATAGAGAGCCACAATTACAACCCTGTTGTGCCTCGCCCCCCCTGGTTTAAGACAGACAATGACAGAAATTGCAGATTGAGAGTATATATACTCATTGATAAAGTCTAATTTATTTGATAACGGATTCAGATGCAAGAAGCCAACATATGATtgggaatgatttttttttaaaaaaaaattatattatgtttACTTATCATTCCAGGACAATTACCAAGCTTAATTTTTACAATCGCTGAGACCTGAAATACTTCATTAATTGTTTAGAACCGCGGCAGAATTCTTCACACCATATTTTTAAGGTCTTGTCAGGACAAGGGCCATAAATTTATGTTGCTCCAGAACCTTGAgttgagtcttttttttttccagattccTTAAACATCAAACAGAGTGCCATCTATACGTGCATTGTATTTCCTGGGTTCTCCTCTCTCCATGgtacaatattaatattatttgctTGCAAGTTGATTAACATACACGTAGGAAGGAATGTAAACCAACCTGTGGGGCGGCAGGCTAGAAAGCGCTCAAGGAGCTGTTGCAAATGTTGTATCCTGGAAAAGATATGGTCGATCTTCATGTCACGGACAGGCGTTGATTTCACAGATGCCTGGCCAGCttcctcttcatcttcttctattCCAAATGCACTACGCTTCCCGCGACGCCCTTGCATCCTAAACTCAAGCCTTTCATCAAGATAAAGAGCAAGCGTGCGCACAAATGCAGAGTAGTCCCATGAATTGGATCGTGAATCACGGAAATCTGACATGTTAAGAAGGCGAGTCCCACGCCTGGTTGCAAAGAAGATCTCCTGCTCATAAGCTGGATCACCCTCGGCCAACAGCCTCTGAATTAAAATAAGCGTCTTCAATGCCACAGTCCAATTCCTGGTCTTGTTGAGACGCCTGGAGAGGCTGTTTACACATGCGCTGATGTAGGCACGAGAATACGAAGTTAAGCTCAATATTTCCCGAATGTGCCTCTCGTCTGCGGGGTATTCTTCATGCCTGGTTGCCTTAACAATGGCCACATCAAGGTCTGATAATGAGTGGCTGTTGCCAACTTTGGCTAGGCCTATGCTAGTCTGGTCCTTCACTGCCCCAAGAGCTCTTCTGATCTTGCTCGTAGCCATTACAGACAGCACAAAATTCCCAAGGCTGATAAAATCGGCTTCTGATTTTTAGCAAGTACTTATTCCGAGACTCAATTTTGTTGGCGATTAGTCccaggaaagttgaaaaaattgaTCAGGGGTTCTCACACAGGCTACCTACTGGATATGTTGGTGAAGAATGGCAAACAATGCAAGCGAATCACCACTACTTGAACACTAGATTTTAATGGTGCGACAGAAAATTAATAAGAATGCAATGCTCTCTCCTCCAAAAGGTTAACAGGAATTAATTTCTctgtttggtttggttgaagAGAGAGCATGCATGGTCGTGACATGGAAATTAGCTTTTATGGTTAATGGAGAAAATGTCTCCAACTTGAGGTTGTAATCAAAAGCATGCCCCGAAACAAGAGGGGTTGAGAAATTGTCGGGCTGTTGAATGATTTCCCCTACTTTATTTACTTTTTCatacaaaaatagattttgacCTCAATTAAATTTAACTATACCACAGAATTACTCGTCACCGATTGtgctatatatttgttatttgttatagtgaaacaattataaaaactcaaattaattagtatgtatagaaatataaaagatcAAGTATAAACAATCACGCAAGAAATTTACATAATTTAGTAATTTAGGTATATTTCATATGAGATAATCAGataaattcattattaaaaaaatataagattacAAGATATCATATAAAATTGCTCTCttaaccaaaataataaaaaaacccaccTTTTTCTTTCTAGCTACCAAAGTGTAGAGAATAAAAACATTCACAAGCAAACTTTATCCTAAAATAGAATAACTACAGGTTTTTATATGGACTAAGTAcaagggtattttttttttaaatcgagtATAATTTAAGATAAACTCAACAAATTTCCACCTCAACTTAAATTGAGTCAACTTACAAAACCTAAACTCCTCTCTAATCATTTTCACCAAATACCTCTAAAGTACTACACAAACCACTCAAGTTCAAGCAATGCTTGAACATGACTGTAAGGATAGGCTTCATCAATATATCTGTAGGGTTCTTAACTATAACAATCTTCTTTATTGATACAACACCATGTGATATGATAACTAGAATGAAGTGATGTCTGACATCAATATGTTTGGTCCTTTCATTGTACATTTGGTTTTTTACCAAATAAATAGTACTCTGGCTATCAAGATGCACAATAATAAACTCATGCAATAAAACAAGATTAACAACCAAATCTCTTAGCCATAAAACTTCTTTCACTGCCTTTATCAATTCCATATACCCAGCTTTTATTGTAGACAAGGCAacaataaattgtaaaattgcTTTTCAACTAATGGCACACCCCGAGAAAGTGAAAACATAAACTGTTAGCGACCTTATCCTTTCTAAATCACTAGTATAATCTAAATCTGCAAAGCCCTCGGTGCTACTTCTAGTGATACTACCCATGTCATATACCAAACCAACATTTGAAGAACCTCTAAGATAAGATAGTATCCATTTTATGGCCTACTAGTGATTTTTACTAGAACTTCCTATAAATTTGTTGATTACACTAATAACATGTGAAATGTTTGGATGAGTGCAAACCATAGTATATATAATGCTTCCAATTGCACTAACA
The Populus nigra chromosome 3, ddPopNigr1.1, whole genome shotgun sequence genome window above contains:
- the LOC133688328 gene encoding GDSL esterase/lipase At5g03820-like yields the protein MGNASSFWATFFLLVLVASVARGDPLVPALIIFGDSVVDVGNNNNLTTLIKANFLPYGRDYVTHRPTGRFCNGKLATDFTAEYLGFTTYPPAYLSPDASGRNILTGANFASAASGLYDGTAQSYSAISLTRQLSYYRDYQMKVVNMAGQARANDIFSGAIHLLSAGSSDFIQNYYINPVLRGLYSVDRFSDLLMSSYSSFIQNLYGLGARRIGVTSLPPTGCLPAAITLFGAGSNQCVERLNQDAILFNNKLNSTSQGLVQKLPGLKLVVFDIYQPLLDMITKPSDNGFFESRRACCGTGTLETAVLCNDRSVGTCSNATEYVFWDGFHPSEAANQVLAGDLLQQGFDLIS
- the LOC133689431 gene encoding ribonuclease 1-like; translation: MAIFWTQERKKHGTCSEPVLDQHGYFMQTQIEDATPEAIRFTPWIECNTDTSGNNQLNQIYLCVDTTGKNLIEFPVFPKGKCGSEIEFMETDDEECGM
- the LOC133688936 gene encoding putative clathrin assembly protein At1g03050; this translates as MATSKIRRALGAVKDQTSIGLAKVGNSHSLSDLDVAIVKATRHEEYPADERHIREILSLTSYSRAYISACVNSLSRRLNKTRNWTVALKTLILIQRLLAEGDPAYEQEIFFATRRGTRLLNMSDFRDSRSNSWDYSAFVRTLALYLDERLEFRMQGRRGKRSAFGIEEDEEEAGQASVKSTPVRDMKIDHIFSRIQHLQQLLERFLACRPTGGARHNRVVIVALYSTVKESIQLYYDITEILGILIDRFMELEIPEAVKVYEIFCRVSKQLDELDNFYSWCKTVGIARTSEYPDIEKITQKKLDLMDEFIQDKSTMAQTKRATFEEPVNETDERKKCEDDMNAIKALPPPESYTETPVVEVQEDAAKEEEKKEINTQQEADLLNLHDDALSTEEHANNMALALFDGGAPAGPAQALAWEAFNDDTADWETTLVQSASDLTSQKVTLAGGLDMMLLDGMYQHGVKTAEMSATGYGVHGSASSVALGSAGRPAMLALPAPPVPNSSATTSANPDPFAASLAVAPPPYVQMSEMEKKQKLLVEEQLLWQQYAKDGMQGQAAFAKLQPNSYNMGGYTQGYYPRSG